AGCAAGCTGGACAGAAGAAGATGATTTATTACGGGCTATTGCTCTTCCATATTATCGCAGCCTTGATCTTGATCCTGGTGGTGTTGTTGCAGTCGGGCAAGGCCGGTGACCTGGCTTCCGCTTTTGGCGGCTCGGCCAGTCAAACGGCTTTTGGAGCCCGGGGCGGCGCGACCATGCTGAGCAAGGCGACTACTATAGCCGCCGTGGTCTTCATGGTAACCAGCCTGGGGCTTTCGATCACATCGACGGATGACCATGAATCCATCGTGCCAGAAGCTCCGATACCCCTGACCGATCAAGCCCAGCCCGTGTCGGAGGACACCGAACCGGTTGCCAGCCCCGAGGAGCCGGACTCGCCGGGCGGCACGGAAGGCTCGGGAGAGACTTCTCCGCCGCCCTCCCAAGAAGGCTCGGGCACGGAAGGCCAGGGCGGATCCTCCCAGGACGGCACTTAGAGCCGTTTGCATGCAGCCGATTCTTGAAAATGCCGGAGTGGTGGAACTGGTAGACACGCTATCTTGAGGGGGTAGTGCCTTACCACAGGCGTGCGGGTTCGAGTCCCGCCTCCGGCACCATCAGACGCCCGCGGCTTCCTCGTCCCGCCAGCCATCCTTTCCTTGCATTGGATTCAGTTCAAGTTTTTCTTGACCGCCTTGTTCTACCGCCCTATCCTTGGTCAAGCAGTCGTTTGTCGTCATCGTTACAGCTTTGAAGGTCAGGAGGTTTCATGGGCGGAAATCAGCTCCCCAACACCACTCCCCCACAGGAAGTGAACGTACGTCTACGCTACAGCACCGCCCTGGAGCTGCTGCAGGCTTTGGCCGTGGCAGTGGGCGCCGAAGTCTCCATCAAAAAGCGTCCTAAGAAGGGCGGCAAGGGCAGCGGCAAGAAAGCTTCCAAGTCCAGCGCCAAGTCCAGCGCTAAAGCTGCTCCAAAGACCAAGAGCGTGCTCAAGTCACGGAGCAAGAGCAGCTAAGTGCCGCAGTTGGGAACAAGAGGGCTGGTTCCCGGGAGGTGGATGCGGCGCATCGACGCCGTGGCCCGTCAGCGTCAATGGTGCCAAGAAGAGGCGCTGCGCCTGGTGGCATGGGGGCAGGATTCCGGCTCAGCCTGGAAAGACCGCTGTCTGGCCGCCTTCCTGCTGGAGATGCTGGTCGAGAATTTGCCCCTGGACGACCGCTCCTGCCTGGGACCCTTTTTCCATAGCCTGGGGTTGGCTTCCGATGCCCGCGAGACCTTGCTCGACGGCGACCTCGGGAGGCAGGGATTCTCTAGCCGAGATCTATTCGAAGTGGCTCAGCAGATGCAGATGCGCCTGAGCCGTCACCGCGCTCTCCACGCGGCCTTGCGGCGCGCCCCCCACGATCCGCGTGCGCTGTCCTTGCTTTCAGGCTTGCTGGACAGCGAATGGCGCCTGCAGATGGCTCGCTTTCTCATTCCCCCTCAGGCGGTTGTCGAACGCATCCGTCAGCACACGCGCACCTCCTGCGGACTGCTGGATATAGATGTCGACGAACATCCCTTCTTCCAGGCTGAGGCAAGCCGCGCCCACAGGAGGCTGCCGGCTTACGAGGCGGCCATCGTGGACGGATTGCTGGAGCAAGGCGAGATCTGGTGGGTCGATGACGACACTCCCTCTCGGCTGGGGTCTCTGGTGGAGTACCCCCTGGGCTCCATCGTCTTGATCGTGCGTCCACCGGGCAGCGACGTGGAGTTGGAACTCAAGCGTGCCGGACGCCGAGGTCCCAATCCGCTGCGCGTCTTCTTCAGCCGCGAGGGACGCCAGATCCCCAAGTCCCATCGGCTCGATTGCGGGGCTCCCAGCCGCCAGTTGCGCTTCGAAGCCGGCGCCGCCACGGCGCTGAGCCGCCTTTATCGCCTCAGCCAGGGCCGCGAGGCTCCCCTCGGCCTGCCCCTCTCGCTTCGCTCAGTGCATTCCGTGCCGGCCCCGGCCGGAGGCGAAACGCTGTTGCTGGCCTATTTGAGCGATCCTGTGCGTTACGGCCCCTCCTTTGACCTTCTTCAGGAGCAGCTTGAGGAAGTGCTGCAAGCCTATGAGCGGGAAGACGATTGGGAACCCCCTCCCCTGGGGGGCGACATCGGACGCGCCACCCTCTTCCTGACCCAGTCGGCCCCCGGACAAATGCTGCTCTGCGGGACCTCATCCTTCCGCCTCGACCGCCTGGCCGCCTACCTGCAGGAAGACGGCTACCGGGAATACCGCCGCCAACTGGGAGGGGAGCATACGGGAGGGGAAGAGGCCTTCCAGGACTTGCTGCTGGAGTGCCTGCTGGGCCAGTGGAGCGAACCCGCGTCCCCTTCGCCAAAGTGCGGACGCATCGCCGCCGTCCTGCGCGCCAACCGGGCCAAGGCTGATGCGCTCTATGTGCAATTCATGCGTCAGGCCGCCCGCGTCTGGGGCTGCGTGTTGGGCGTGCGAGGGACGGCCTCGGGCGAGTCCTTCGTGGTGCGCAATGTGGGCCTGCGCAGCTTCTGGAGCGGCGGCCAGAGACGCCTGGAGCTGGTCTTTCTCGACCACGACGCCCTCAACCTGATTGCTCCCGATGAGGAGTTCTACTCGCCCTCGAGAGTCTTCCGCAACACCTACCTCGACTGGAAAGCGCTTCTGGGAGGTCCCCTGGGAATCACCAACTGGTTGCCCGAATCGCGCCAGCCCCTCCAGCACCTGGAGGGACTGAAGGGCTATCTGGAGCGGATCTATCAAGTCGACCAGGCCACAGCGGCTCTGGGACTGGAGGCT
The DNA window shown above is from Acidobacteriota bacterium and carries:
- the secG gene encoding preprotein translocase subunit SecG is translated as MIYYGLLLFHIIAALILILVVLLQSGKAGDLASAFGGSASQTAFGARGGATMLSKATTIAAVVFMVTSLGLSITSTDDHESIVPEAPIPLTDQAQPVSEDTEPVASPEEPDSPGGTEGSGETSPPPSQEGSGTEGQGGSSQDGT